The sequence GAACGGAACGTGGAAGCCCTTCTACAGCACGATGGCGGGAGGTAAACTCCCCCTCGGAAACCAGACGCTCAGGCTCTGGATTTCGGCCTTTGGTAGAGATGTTAAGAACGGCACCATTGTCTTTGAGGCCTACAACGGAACCAAGCTTATCGAGAGGGAAGTAGTAGCGAGAAACGTTTACATTAACCACCTCAACGAGACACCAGTGGAGGTTCACCTCTATGTTCCAAACGCTACTAAGTACCGCTTCATCCTCATCCAGGACGGCCCGGTCGGGGTCACTAACGGCCCAGTTTACGTTAACGGAGAGCTGGCGAACCCGAGCTGGGTCATTGCTCCTGGCCAGAGCGGAACCATAAAGCTCACGGAGGCTTTCGATAAGGATTACAGCAACGTTGAGTTCACCCTTAGGGGGGTCATTTACTACTACATTGCTCCAAACGGCACAGATATATACAAGCCAGACTTCTACCTCGAACCTCATATGGACATCATCGGCTACATCCCGGTAAAGACGATATCAAGCGTTAAGAAGGGAGACAACGTGATTACAGGAAAGGCCAGCGTTCCCGCGGACTTTATTGACAACTACATCAAAGAGCTCAAGAAGAGGTACGGTGACAAAGTAGTCATTGTAAGCAAGAGAATTGAGCCGATATTTATTGCCAAGAAGACCTACGTCCTGTGGGAGGGAAGCTGACGCCTCCCGTCCTTATGTTTCTCCTTTTAAGTCGTCCTTTTCCCCTTTCTGCAATGATGAAAAGAGAACTGCCCTTTAGCCACCTCCTGCGGGTGGGAATATGTGAACCTCGTCGTCCTCTTTGAGCTCGGTATCGAGACCTTTTAGATGGAGGATGTTGTGGCCATTCACAAGAATCATCCCATCTATTGGTTTGTTCGGACCGACACGCGGACTTTCAAGGAGCTCCTTCTTAATTTGCGGTGTGTAATGCTCCGCCAGGTAGTCTATGAGTTCTCGAACCGTTTTCACACTGTGAACTTCAATCTCCTTCCTTCCGATGAGCTCCCGGAATGTAGCGTAGAACCTAACCTTCATTGTGAACACCAGAAGTTTATAAGAGTGGAAAACATTAAAGTCTTTTTGGAAGAATTAAAAGAAGAGGTGTTATAAGTGCTTATCGTTGAGCCACCCGGGTATTATCCCATCATAGATAAACTTTTTGCCGGAAGATTGGAAGAGGCATTGGAACCATTTGGGATAAAGATACAAGAAATGAGGGTTAAAGTTACTCCTAAAGAACAGACTATTTTTCTTAATTTTACTTTAAGAATAAAAAGGGATACTGGTATTACAATAATGTCTATAGAGACCATAATAGAAGGACTTGTTGAAAAGCTCTGTACTGAAGCAACATCTACTTTTGGAAAACTTTACAACGTTAAATTTGCAGTGGGGAACATTTCTGTCGTGGAATTAGAGAGCGAAAAAAGAAC is a genomic window of Thermococcus sp. containing:
- a CDS encoding ubiquitin-like small modifier protein 1 — its product is MKVRFYATFRELIGRKEIEVHSVKTVRELIDYLAEHYTPQIKKELLESPRVGPNKPIDGMILVNGHNILHLKGLDTELKEDDEVHIFPPAGGG